A genome region from Cryptosporidium parvum Iowa II chromosome 8, whole genome shotgun sequence includes the following:
- a CDS encoding hypothetical protein (with signal peptide, paralogs, within telomeric locus of cryptosporidium-specific predicted secreted proteins) codes for MFFINNKIFISIFSILFTLFSGDDLNSKLGKISMISLRESAHKARGPSVVAENVISEKVPKLFNSISPLELELSENQVDPAILQNSNTSRALNCYQSLPQYILIKGILSEYSYFLNIFYKLKCEHKHEYHDGTKCGDTLFLIDLLENKVEILREKYLNRKNECFIFESNAVSVQSRYFNSDGFIGRSEHTLKDFELLMLERSFLRRVISQFESTLTNKTIEYEISCMKNENSKNNPVDCHLLRTECWLLESELLSLSEEHFKRVSMFKRMDDILDN; via the coding sequence ATGTTTTTTATAaacaataaaatatttatttctattttttctattttgtTTACATTATTTAGTGGAGATGATCTAAACTCAAAATTAGGCAAAATTTCAATGATTTCTTTAAGGGAGTCGGCTCATAAAGCTAGAGGACCAAGTGTGGTCGCAGAAAATGTAATTTCAGAAAAGGTCCCAAAGCTTTTCAATAGTATATCCCCCTTAGAATTGGAGTTAAGTGAGAATCAAGTGGATCCAGCAATACTTCAGAACTCGAATACAAGCAGAGCACTTAATTGTTACCAGAGTTTACCTCAATACATTTTGATAAAAGGTATATTAAGTGAGTATTCATATTTCCTGAATATATTCTACAAGTTGAAATGTGAGCATAAACATGAGTATCACGATGGTACAAAATGCGGCGATACTCTATTTCTGATTGAtctattagaaaataaagtagAAATATTGAGAGAGAAATACTTAAATAGGAAAAACGAATGctttatatttgaatcaaatgCTGTTTCCGTCCAATCGAGATATTTTAACTCAGATGGTTTTATTGGAAGATCAGAACATACTTTGAAAGATTTCGAACTGCTTATGTTAGAAAGATCTTTTTTGAGAAGAGTGATTTCACAATTTGAATCTACTTTAACTAATAAAACCATTGAATATGAGATTTCATGTATGAAAAATGAAAactcaaaaaataatcctGTTGATTGCCATTTACTAAGAACAGAATGCTGGCTTTTAGAATCTGAATTGTTATCCTTGTCAGAGGAACATTTCAAAAGAGTCTCAATGTTCAAGAGGATGGATGATATTCTtgataattga